One stretch of Nitrospirota bacterium DNA includes these proteins:
- the purM gene encoding phosphoribosylformylglycinamidine cyclo-ligase, which produces MPEDLTYKSAGVDIDEGERFVRLISPMVKETFRKEVLTGLGQFGALFELAPGKYKRPVLISGTDGVGTKLKIAFMCDRHDTIGIDLVAMCVNDILTSGAEPLFFLDYLATGRLMAEKASEIISGIVRGCKESGCSLIGGETAEMPGFYREDEYDLSGFAVGVAEREKVIDGSTVSHGDLIVGISSSGLHSNGYSLVRKLFFDLKAFKPDTFIEEFGRTLGEELLEPTRIYVKAFNLLKDAGHNVKAMAHITGGGIPGNLPRALPEGMEAVIRTGSWPEQPVFQVIRKTGNISGEEMKKAFNLGIGYIVILPPDQGDRAVSLLKSSGYESFIIGEIQKATSGIKAGIRYV; this is translated from the coding sequence ATGCCTGAGGATTTGACGTATAAATCAGCCGGCGTCGATATCGACGAAGGAGAGCGTTTTGTAAGGCTCATCTCGCCAATGGTAAAGGAGACCTTCCGGAAAGAGGTACTTACCGGCCTCGGACAATTCGGGGCCCTCTTTGAGCTTGCCCCCGGCAAATATAAAAGGCCTGTACTGATAAGCGGAACAGACGGCGTTGGAACAAAGCTGAAGATTGCTTTTATGTGTGACAGGCATGACACCATCGGTATTGACCTTGTTGCAATGTGTGTAAATGATATTCTGACCTCCGGAGCTGAACCTCTCTTCTTTCTCGACTACCTGGCAACCGGAAGGCTTATGGCGGAAAAGGCAAGCGAAATCATCAGTGGTATTGTAAGGGGTTGCAAGGAATCCGGATGTTCACTTATCGGTGGTGAAACGGCAGAGATGCCAGGATTTTACAGGGAAGATGAATATGACCTTTCAGGTTTTGCCGTTGGTGTTGCAGAGAGGGAAAAGGTAATAGATGGAAGCACGGTCTCCCATGGTGACCTCATTGTTGGCATTTCATCAAGCGGACTTCACAGTAACGGATACTCCCTTGTGAGGAAGCTATTTTTCGATTTGAAGGCATTTAAACCCGATACCTTCATCGAGGAGTTCGGCAGGACGCTCGGTGAAGAGCTGCTTGAGCCCACAAGGATATATGTAAAAGCCTTTAACCTGCTGAAAGATGCAGGGCACAATGTCAAGGCAATGGCCCATATAACAGGCGGTGGAATACCCGGAAATCTCCCAAGGGCACTCCCTGAAGGGATGGAAGCGGTTATCAGAACGGGGTCATGGCCTGAGCAGCCTGTTTTTCAGGTGATCCGCAAAACCGGAAACATATCAGGGGAAGAGATGAAAAAAGCCTTTAATCTCGGCATCGGATATATTGTAATATTACCCCCTGATCAGGGAGACAGGGCTGTTTCCCTCTTAAAGTCATCAGGTTACGAGAGTTTTATCATAGGTGAAATACAGAAAGCCACATCAGGGATTAAGGCAGGGATCAGGTATGTATAA
- a CDS encoding M23 family metallopeptidase encodes MYKVKKFIRRLFNPVTIILVSSGNKKPVSAKLPSIGIILILASWIVFTGYIISVGVTTTKYFAIKDKLDFYYSQFVELRTTINSLKKAETKFNRLFSLKSKADILETLDVSDTGSLDMELLKKQIERSMETVGEIKDYLRQQRDIYFATPIGMPVDKGYISSNFGWRTHPLTGKRNFHSGVDVAAWPGSPVRATADGIVSFAGWSGGSGKLVVIEHGFGFTTCFAHNRKIIVKVGQRVKRGDVISYVGSTGNTTGPHVHYEVWIDKKPVNAKTFMGVKKNVQ; translated from the coding sequence ATGTATAAAGTGAAAAAGTTCATCCGCCGTCTCTTCAACCCAGTTACCATAATCCTTGTCTCCAGTGGCAATAAAAAACCTGTCAGTGCCAAACTCCCCTCTATCGGGATCATCCTGATCCTCGCTTCATGGATTGTTTTTACCGGATATATTATCTCTGTGGGTGTGACAACTACAAAATACTTTGCCATAAAAGACAAGCTCGACTTCTACTACAGCCAGTTTGTTGAGCTGAGAACCACCATCAATTCCCTTAAAAAGGCAGAGACAAAGTTTAACAGGCTTTTCTCTCTTAAGAGCAAAGCGGATATCCTTGAGACCCTCGATGTTTCCGATACAGGCTCTCTTGACATGGAACTGCTGAAAAAGCAGATCGAAAGGAGTATGGAGACTGTTGGAGAGATAAAAGACTATCTGAGACAGCAGAGGGACATCTATTTTGCAACCCCGATCGGCATGCCTGTTGATAAAGGATATATAAGCTCCAATTTTGGATGGAGAACCCATCCGCTGACAGGCAAAAGAAACTTTCATTCAGGGGTGGACGTGGCTGCCTGGCCAGGCTCACCTGTCAGGGCAACTGCCGATGGAATTGTCAGCTTTGCCGGATGGAGTGGAGGAAGCGGCAAACTTGTTGTTATAGAGCATGGATTCGGGTTCACTACATGTTTTGCCCATAACAGAAAAATCATCGTGAAAGTGGGACAACGGGTCAAGAGGGGTGATGTCATTTCATATGTCGGCTCAACCGGTAATACCACGGGGCCTCATGTCCATTACGAGGTCTGGATAGACAAGAAACCTGTTAACGCCAAAACCTTTATGGGGGTGAAAAAAAATGTTCAATAA
- a CDS encoding polymer-forming cytoskeletal protein → MFNKKNDRIETLIGSNTTIKGDIEIKGTIRIDGRFEGTIKADWIVVGENGHLKGDAFANGVIAGGTVEGNISTSESVEINSSGKVFGDVQTQKLVIIEGGIFEGRSRMQKEHKQEKKVVELQKGQKAD, encoded by the coding sequence ATGTTCAATAAGAAAAACGACAGGATTGAAACACTTATCGGCAGCAATACAACCATAAAAGGAGACATCGAGATCAAGGGGACCATACGCATTGACGGAAGATTCGAAGGAACTATCAAGGCGGACTGGATAGTGGTTGGCGAAAACGGACATTTGAAGGGTGATGCATTTGCAAATGGTGTAATTGCCGGTGGAACGGTTGAAGGCAATATCTCTACCAGTGAATCTGTTGAGATAAATTCCAGCGGCAAGGTATTTGGAGATGTGCAGACCCAGAAACTTGTTATTATAGAGGGCGGCATTTTTGAGGGACGCTCAAGGATGCAAAAAGAACATAAACAAGAGAAGAAGGTTGTTGAGCTCCAGAAGGGACAGAAGGCTGACTAA
- a CDS encoding molybdopterin biosynthesis protein has product MKQSRRIYQDNTPLQDAIEKWLAVVEPLPPKEGEFIPVHQSAGRITAQAVQAMISSPFFHSSAMDGYAVRFHETFGATETHPLRLKLNEEAIPVNTGEPMPHGFNAVIMVEDVSIEGSFIEITESVTPYQHVRTVGEDIVQTELILPENQRIRPVDIGAILAGGHTGVSVRKKPLVTLIPTGNEVVEPGTTPLRKGNIIDFNSYMTGALINQWGGEFRREGVVSDDKELLKERISESLKDSDLVVVIAGSSAGTKDFTPNAIGELGRIIVHGINIKPGKPVLLGMVKDKPVIGLPGYPVSAYITFELFAKPLVYHLLGIVPEMPGILKAWLSRPIASSLGQEEFLRVKVGKVGGKYIATPSGRGAGALMTLQRADGIVRIPAMSEGLAQKSEVEVTLLRSRDEIENTIVCIGSHDNTLDILANLLKKRSHSYSLSSAHVGSMGGIMAIKKMETHIAGTHLLDESTGEYNIPLIKRLLCDIPLLVVNLVHRQQGLIVRKGNPKRIRVIEDLTREGIVFINRQRGSGTRLLTDKCLKDRGIPPQEIEGYDREEYTHMGVTSAVATGVADAGMGILSAAVALGQEFIPVAKERYDLIIRGEYIETPKIQSLLNILTSDSEFRNLVTTLGGYDVSDMGKVIYTTVGPPRN; this is encoded by the coding sequence GTGAAGCAATCCCGAAGAATATATCAGGATAACACACCCCTTCAGGACGCAATTGAAAAGTGGCTTGCGGTAGTCGAACCGCTTCCGCCAAAGGAAGGGGAGTTCATTCCCGTGCATCAGTCCGCGGGCAGGATAACCGCCCAGGCAGTACAGGCCATGATATCCTCACCCTTCTTTCACTCCTCTGCAATGGACGGCTACGCAGTACGTTTTCATGAAACCTTTGGTGCAACAGAGACACATCCCCTGCGCCTAAAACTCAACGAAGAGGCAATCCCCGTAAATACCGGCGAGCCCATGCCCCATGGGTTCAATGCAGTCATAATGGTTGAGGATGTCAGCATCGAGGGGTCTTTTATCGAGATAACGGAATCCGTCACCCCGTATCAGCACGTAAGGACCGTGGGTGAAGATATTGTCCAGACTGAGTTGATACTGCCGGAAAATCAGAGGATCAGGCCTGTTGATATCGGTGCCATACTTGCGGGCGGTCATACCGGGGTATCTGTCAGGAAAAAACCACTCGTAACCCTGATACCAACCGGCAACGAGGTGGTGGAGCCGGGAACTACACCGCTCAGAAAAGGTAATATAATCGATTTCAACAGTTACATGACAGGTGCCCTCATCAATCAGTGGGGCGGGGAGTTCAGGAGAGAAGGCGTTGTTTCAGACGATAAGGAATTGCTTAAGGAGAGAATTTCAGAGTCATTGAAGGATAGCGATCTTGTTGTGGTTATCGCAGGTTCTTCTGCAGGGACAAAGGACTTTACACCAAATGCGATAGGAGAGCTCGGCAGGATAATCGTCCACGGCATCAATATAAAACCGGGCAAGCCCGTACTCCTTGGCATGGTTAAGGACAAGCCGGTTATCGGACTTCCGGGTTATCCGGTCAGTGCCTATATAACATTTGAGTTGTTTGCAAAACCGCTTGTTTACCATTTGCTCGGCATTGTGCCGGAGATGCCCGGGATATTAAAGGCCTGGCTCTCCAGACCAATAGCCTCTTCACTCGGACAGGAGGAGTTTCTGAGGGTAAAGGTTGGAAAAGTAGGTGGCAAATACATAGCAACACCATCAGGCAGGGGGGCCGGTGCCCTGATGACGCTTCAAAGGGCTGACGGGATTGTCAGGATTCCGGCAATGAGCGAAGGCCTGGCACAGAAGTCCGAAGTTGAGGTAACCCTTTTGAGATCAAGAGATGAGATTGAGAATACAATTGTATGTATCGGAAGTCATGACAACACACTTGACATCCTTGCAAACCTCCTGAAGAAGCGGTCCCACTCCTACAGCCTCTCTTCAGCACATGTGGGCTCAATGGGGGGGATAATGGCTATAAAGAAGATGGAGACACATATCGCGGGTACTCACCTTCTTGACGAATCCACAGGAGAGTACAATATCCCGCTCATTAAACGGCTTCTCTGTGATATACCTCTCTTAGTGGTAAATCTTGTTCATCGTCAACAGGGACTCATAGTCCGGAAGGGCAATCCAAAAAGGATAAGGGTGATTGAAGACCTTACCCGTGAGGGAATTGTATTTATTAACCGGCAGCGTGGCTCCGGGACCAGACTCCTGACGGACAAGTGTCTGAAGGACAGGGGGATCCCCCCACAGGAGATAGAGGGCTATGACCGGGAAGAGTATACCCATATGGGCGTGACCTCTGCAGTTGCTACAGGTGTGGCAGACGCCGGGATGGGGATTCTTTCGGCTGCAGTGGCACTTGGGCAGGAGTTTATCCCGGTGGCAAAGGAGAGGTATGACCTGATAATAAGGGGTGAGTATATCGAAACCCCAAAGATACAGTCTCTCCTTAATATCCTGACATCCGACAGCGAGTTCAGGAATCTGGTAACGACCCTGGGAGGGTATGATGTGAGTGACATGGGGAAAGTTATCTACACAACCGTGGGCCCTCCGCGCAATTGA
- a CDS encoding ASKHA domain-containing protein, with translation MKPLSFSLDLKLPLPSPDDKRADVERLSETAAIEDIHVPLELMRALPTVLREKNFAIKPVFGITGPCTRLLEIDSEQVFGIAIDIGTTNIVASLFDLKSSKKISEKHMTNPQTVYGDDILSRMHFAMSRGVEELQRAVIGGLNSIIASLADDAKIKTPRVFAVTVASNTAMTHLLLGLDVSNIPVEPYIPVVHSPDFLKAGELDLAANPEAVVYAFPNAGSYVGGDIISGILSIGIHKAEAPTVLIDVGTNAEIVVGMKDWLFVGAGAAGPALEGGIFSAGIRAQPGAIYRVDIDPVTHDVRYKTIEDTPPAGICGSGVIDLIAELFEKGIIDSMGRFRDTAGVIKTENGPSFVVVRTERATIEVSEREINNFLRSKAAMFTSLHVLLKSLGLGFRDIDRFYIAGALGSGVRVRKAIGIGMLPDIPVEKYIPANNSSLNGAELLLTNGELYREVEKIRSMITYREMNTDTEFMKEFPDALFLPHLNPDILTNG, from the coding sequence ATGAAACCTTTAAGCTTCTCTTTAGACTTAAAACTCCCCCTGCCCTCCCCTGATGACAAGAGGGCAGATGTGGAGAGACTCAGTGAGACCGCTGCCATAGAGGACATTCATGTTCCCCTTGAGCTGATGAGGGCCCTGCCCACGGTGCTGAGGGAGAAGAATTTTGCAATAAAGCCTGTTTTCGGCATAACCGGACCCTGCACCAGATTACTGGAAATAGATTCAGAACAGGTCTTCGGCATTGCCATTGATATCGGCACCACCAACATAGTCGCCTCCCTTTTTGACTTAAAAAGCTCAAAAAAGATTTCAGAGAAGCACATGACGAATCCCCAGACCGTTTATGGCGATGACATTCTCAGCAGGATGCATTTTGCCATGAGCCGTGGGGTTGAAGAACTGCAGAGGGCGGTTATTGGTGGCCTGAACAGTATAATCGCATCACTCGCGGATGACGCAAAGATAAAGACCCCAAGGGTATTTGCTGTCACTGTGGCTTCAAATACAGCAATGACCCATCTTCTGCTCGGCCTTGATGTGAGCAATATTCCGGTTGAACCCTACATCCCTGTTGTACATTCACCTGATTTTCTGAAAGCAGGTGAGCTTGACCTTGCAGCAAATCCCGAAGCAGTAGTCTATGCATTTCCGAATGCCGGCAGCTATGTAGGCGGCGACATTATCTCGGGAATACTCTCTATCGGAATTCATAAGGCTGAGGCCCCGACTGTCCTTATTGACGTGGGAACAAATGCAGAGATTGTGGTCGGCATGAAGGACTGGCTCTTCGTAGGCGCCGGGGCTGCGGGTCCTGCACTTGAGGGGGGGATTTTCAGTGCAGGCATTAGGGCTCAGCCAGGGGCCATTTACAGGGTTGACATAGATCCTGTCACTCATGATGTAAGATATAAAACCATTGAAGATACCCCGCCGGCTGGTATCTGTGGCTCGGGTGTAATTGACCTGATTGCAGAGCTGTTTGAAAAAGGCATTATTGACAGTATGGGGAGATTCAGGGATACAGCAGGGGTAATCAAGACAGAAAACGGCCCTTCGTTTGTTGTCGTACGCACTGAAAGAGCAACGATAGAGGTTAGTGAACGGGAAATCAACAATTTTCTGAGATCAAAGGCAGCAATGTTTACATCCCTTCATGTACTGCTTAAATCCCTTGGTCTTGGGTTCAGAGATATAGACAGGTTTTATATTGCAGGAGCTCTCGGTTCAGGGGTCAGGGTTCGGAAGGCAATAGGTATCGGGATGCTTCCTGATATACCTGTTGAGAAATATATCCCCGCCAATAACTCCTCGCTCAACGGGGCTGAGTTGTTACTCACAAATGGCGAACTGTACAGGGAAGTGGAAAAGATACGCTCAATGATTACCTACAGGGAAATGAACACTGACACCGAGTTCATGAAGGAGTTCCCGGATGCCCTCTTTCTTCCACACCTGAACCCCGACATCCTTACTAATGGATAA